The Ostrea edulis chromosome 1, xbOstEdul1.1, whole genome shotgun sequence genomic sequence CATAAGTGTATAAAACATCAACTATAAACACGAGAATGTAAACATAAGTGTATAAACATCAACTATAAACACAGGGATGTAAACATAAGTGTATAAAACATCAACTATAAACACAGGGATGTAAACATAAGTGTATAAAACATCAACTATAAACACGAGGATGTAAACATAAGTGTATAAAACATCAACTATAAACACGAGGATGTAAACATAAGTGTATAAACATCAACTATAAACACGAGGATGTAAACATAAGTGTATAAACATCAACTATAAACACAGGGGTGTAAACATAAGtgtataaaacatcaaatataaACATGAGGATGTAAACATAAGTGTATAAAACATCAACTATAAACACGAGGATGTAAACATAAGTGTATAAACATCAATTATAAACACAGGGATGTAAACATAAGTGTATAAAACATCAACTATAAACACGAGGATGTAAACATAAGTGTATAAACATCAACTATAAACACAGGGATGTAAACGTAAGTGTATAAACATCAACTATAAACACGAGGATGTAAATataatcacatacatgtaatcacgaGGAACAAAAGAACAGAATGATTAATTCTGGATTTTTTATCCTTGAACAGACAAATTTTCATAACTTATTTCTCCTCAAATACGCGTCATTTCCCATAAATGAGCTGGTCGGCGTGctcgtgtacatgtacaagatgtTAACATAGAATACGCAATCGTCCAAAACTCCTAGTCGCCACTTAGCATGACAAGATTGACGATGACGCATATTTGATTGAAATCCTACTTTCCTACCCCAATGAATTCAAACTTTGAGTCCTTTCCTCGATTTATCGGGGATATACAGTTATGTACAGGTGTTTCTGTCCATTATTTAAAATTGCCAGAAATTGTTTCATATATATACGAGTTATTACCATCTCTTCCCCAATGTTTACTTTTATTAACACAGTAATGTATTCAGTCCAACCCAGAGGATTTTATCTATACCTATATAAGCTTCTCATTAGTAATTTGTCTCTTGTCGACATTAATAAATAATGCATGCATGCTTTTAACCTGCTAAGTATCAACGTCCTTAAACCACAGCTAACGTGTCTGCTTTGTCTACAAGGAACTGCATTTCTTAAATTATTTATGTAAATTCGATGAAGTCATATCTGtggaaatttacaatgtttcaCAATAAACTTTTTTATATCCGATCGCTTGTATGTTACTAGTCAACATTTGACAAGATATTGACATCGCGATTCATCAGTGTGATGCTAAACGATGTAAAATCAAATAGCGCTCAATACTACCAACACGGGACGTACAACTGCAGTTGTTCACGaggaaaataaaaagaaaaggcTATCCGTATTCCTGTCATACACGCGACAAATTCTTATCTTAGCtatgaataatatataaacCGTCAATGATGTAATTACGAGGAATCGTAccatatttaaaacattgtgtAAATCGCAACATGATTAAAGTAAAAGATCTCAGAAGAAAGGTGAATTTGTAATTGAAACTTGTCAGTGCTGATTGGTACTCGTGTTATTGGATATATCTCAGTTAAAGCTTAGCGTGGGGTTTGAGCGCAGGAGAGGGAATTAAAACATCAATTGTGAGCAACTTTAAGGAAGCAACAACTGTGTAAAGATCTTGGGAAAAATACCAAAGTTCCTCAGAGAAATGTGTATTCAAATCCGCCAATAGACGATTCATAATTGGTGGTTAGTGATATTTTTTGGGCCTAGTATTTTGCCTATCATCGAACTCCTAcaagttttttcttcttcaaaacgTCTCAAGCGGATGGGTGACATATTTGACAATGTCACCATGGACACAAGACCAGGCCCCTCTTTGGAATACACAGTGGTAGCCGTGGGTCTACCTCTGGTCATCTTCATCATCGGACTGGCCGGTAATGTTTTGGTCATCACTGTGATCGTGAGGAGACGGAGCCTTCAGACACCCACTAACTGCTACCTCCTGAGTCTGTGTGTTGCCGACTGTATACTCCTGCTCTCCTCCAATCTCCCAACCATTCCTGAGCCCCTCCTCCCGGCGGAGGATTGGCCATATGGATCGTTCATGTGCACGTTGTTAGTTTTTCTTGGCTATTTGGGGGCAAATGTTTCATCACTCTCCATCGGTGCCTTTACAGTGGAAAGATATATAGGGATATGCCATTCTTTGAAAGCGCAAACTATCTGCACGGTCAGCCGAGCCAGGAGGATATTGTTCGTGTTATGGACGGTGGCCGTGTTGTATTGTTCCCCGTGGCTTGCGCTGGCCAAAGTGGTCCCCAGCTATAGGAATGGCACCGTGGTACATAGTTGTACTTATACCTTAAAAAGGCGGTACTACGGGATATACTACGCGTTTGACTTTGTTATGTTTTACGTTGTTCCATTAGTCCTCTCCTCGGTGCTTTACGTCTTAATGATCAGATTGCTGTTGAAGGACATAGCTCCAAGGTCAACGGAACACCGATGTCTGCAAGGCAGGTCATCCAGAAGCCGAGGGGTGGCGGCCAGGATGCAGGTAAGGTTTGATGAAAATTTTTATTGCCATTCACGTTTCTCGCTCTGCTTGGAGCAGaatgtgaaaaaaatatcagtAATTTCCCAAAGTCCAGAATATATGTTGTATATGGGGGAATTAAACATTATTAATAAATTTAGCAGAACGACCATGATAGCCATACAGTGGTTAATTCCACGTCTCTGTTCATCAAATAGAGATGCTTTTCATTCAAATTGGTTTTCAACCAGAATCTAGATTTCATGGATCATATGGAAGAATTGAAAAACTACGAAGACAGGCCCAGAAAAATCATGCTCAGCATATACAACTTGAAAATTGTCTTTAATCTTCGTCTTGTTAATAAATCTGAATGTTTTTATTGTATTCCAGTTTCGACATAAAATATGTAGTTCGATTTGAAGtgaacaaacatgaataaaGTTTCTTTCCTGAAAGTTTGGATCCACGCCTTAAATGTGGAAATACACTAGTAATAAAGATTTCCCACACAACGTACGACAGTGCATAAAAACAACTGAGAATACGTAGGGTATAATTTCGACAAAattccaatatatatatatatatatatatatatatatatattcttgtaATGATTGTACTGAGTATATGGTAAACAACATACTTGTAATTAAACATTAATCATGCTAATTTAAATATGTACTCTACAAAAATAGTTTTGTAATATCATTACACGCCATAgtcattaaaaataaatcaaaagaaatatatgcTTGCTGACATccaattttgttgttgttcaaGCAACAACATAACTCATAAATACGTCGCTCTGTGTTATCGTTACCGGGTTGATAAGAAGCCAAATTACTGGTGATTTCTGGTCCTTTCCCTTTCTTTTTGAATTACACCGAGCTACACCCCCACAGTCGTGTCAGACCACgaacaattttcttttatttgattagGAAGTTTCTTTAACTAATGTGTTTtttagttgttgttttttgtggattctgtttatcaaaattgaaagtTCCATTTCCAATAAATCAGGAATCAACTTTATTATTCAATTATGTATAGCACTTAgggacacttgctacaaacaattttttatcagaaatgttgaaaatggaCACTGAATTTATGTTTATATAAGTCAAATCAATACATTTTTAACATGTAGAACTTGAATTTTGGCCTTAATTTCTAAAAGTGAGCATTTTAATCGGTCACTCTAAactttgtaatacatgtattacgaaAAAAGTGACAAAATGGttaaaaagaattagataaaaTCCTTGGTTTAAAAAGACGAAACCATAAAATTTCATGCATGTTTCAAATGTGACCATCATTATTTTGTGTAAGAACTATTTTCAAAGACAAATCCATATAAGAATGAAAATAGTGACAAAATGGTTAAAAGGTCTTGAGAATTAGATAAAATCCTTGGTTTAAAAAGATGAAACCATAAAATTTCATGCGTGTTTCAAATGTAACCATCATTATTTTGTGTAAGAACTATTTTCAAAGACAAATCCATAAGAATGAAAATACCTAAAATTAACTTGACGATTGAGGATAGAgatcattctctcaccagagggcgcttTACGCAAGATTCAATAGAGTAGAGAGGAGCTAGCTTGTGAAATGCGAACTACTGCTAGAATTAGCACTAATGTACATCCTGAATGAAGAATTCTCGTCCCTGTCTAGAGATATATGTTGGTCAGTATCACCTAATGGTGAGGGGTCGCTTGAAGGAAGCAGAACTACGACCCAGACGGACCCGAAGAGTGTTAGTATTGACGTGAAGGCATTGTTGCTTCGGAGGCACACTGGTTCCATACAAATTATTTTATGGCAAATATCTTAAATTTGATAGAACACATTTAGGTATTGTTTGAATGACGTATGAGAGCTCGTAAGTCACAGTAAGGTGATCACGCATCATACTAGTATGAAATTGTTAATTTTCTTTATCGGTCTCTTGTATTTACATAATTGTTTAAAAAGAAAGTTGAAATTAACATACTAATTGTTCTCGATGTCAATCtgcaaatatatttctaaagcTGTTTGCAATGTTCTTTGAAATATGATAACAAGTATTGAATGACCGATTTTAACTTAAGTAGGATGTATCTTTAGAAAAACATTCCATTTATTAAAATACAAGAGAGTATGAACagcgacgcttcacgccggtGTAGCATTGAATAGTGACCCCGTCAAAAACAACCCCCAGGGGCGTTTTCAACGGATGTTTGATCAATTTTCAACGTTAAAAACTGACCCAGACCGTTAATTGATTACCCTCCCAAGCCTGAAATTTTTACCCTTGTTAAACAAAATGACCCTTAGACATGGTATCTTCAAGAGATCATTTCTGGTGGGGTcaaatttcaacattgaaaaatgcccctcaatgtacaaaatgttttctgtatacatgtagtccatCTCGGACAAGTGGTGGGGGTCATATTTGAACACTGTGAAAAATGACCCCAAATATACTGAATGTTTCTTTGCAATCCATATCTCCGTCAGGTATTTGTAGCAGGGGGTcatttttcaacatttaaaaaatacccCACATATACAAAAAGTTTTCTGTACAGTCCACATCTAAGTCAAGTGGTGGGGgtcatatttcaacattgaaaaatgaccCCAAATGAACAAAGTGTATCTCAAATACAATGATCCCCATGTATGGTGTGTAAAATAttgctatattcgataatcttgtgatgtatgtgcaattattgcattgtgggtaatatGAAGCAATGGTGTTCTATCAAAGTAAggacaattttcattggttggaaaTAACGAAAGTATCCGGTGATGCAAAATATGATCCACTAATATGTTATATAACAATGTATGACTATTTAGTACCTGTCAGAACTCTGTGGTTCAAAATTTTGGTACATTCCTTTCTGTTTtcctttatatatacatttagctgcagaactgtagctctctgaaaaaaatattttgacataacagagagctacagatccaccccttataaaaaccttcgatttacggcgcacaaaaagctgcgcacggttgaggccttatatagTTGTATTCTTAAGTTGCTGtcttataaatttaatataaaaaaattcttaacatattttcctacaatacttgtgtccaaacataccttcaaatatttattaaagccccattcGACCTTAAAACTCCCAGTTTTAAATGATTTCGTAATGaccatcattacaatttgtaaagatatcaaagacaaaaaagaaaatggaaatattcctTATAATTACCAAAGACGCAGTATTGCGAGATACAAGAATCGTAAATTTTATCTATTATATGGCACTCGCAGTACACAGCCTTTGTACAGTGCAAGTATTAACATCAGACTACTGCTTAAGTACTTCCAActcttttgaaatatcaatttttttccgAATTACTTGTTACGAATACATGTTAATTTTTGTGATTCATGAAAGAAACTTTAGCGATcccaaaagaaaaataaaaccctAAATAGAGTAACTTTCGAACCCATCTAGATATTCATTACGCATTTGAAGTCCCTGGATCACGAAAAAATTCCTCTTCAAATCAATTGTTTATATAGAACACCAAGGTGGAGATATGCCTACTGATGAGCGCTGTCTCTGTTGATTGTTTGACTTGGTCCATGTGACATATCGCTATTCTTTCCTAGAAATACTGTCGTCCAAAATGGCGATATTCATTTGGTGTAAGGTGCTTATAATTCTGGTCACACCATACACTTTCTCctgtgtttttttaaaataccaaACCTGTACTAGAGATTATGTAAAATGTATTAACACTCAGAGAAGATAAATTGATAATTGTTTGTCCttctcagtactttcagtaAATTGTAGGTTACTAGTATTGTCCTCTAAGGCGAGTCTTCGAACTCTCCTGAGTGGTAGATGTCTGTCCTCTGCGGAATTTCATAAGCAATTCTCTACGAAAGAGCTCGCTGATGTGGAAAATATAGTTCTCCAACTGACAACTAGTTACCCAAATTATAGTTAATGCATACGTCCTTACCAATGATGCCTCGTATATAATTCATACGCTGTGACTACTAGTGACTTGTGTAATTCATAAGCATTGTCCAACGGTGACTCGTGATATTCCATATGCAGTGACCAATGGTAACGCGTGTATCTCGTATGCAGTGACCAATGGTGACTCGTGTAACTCGTATGCAATGACCAATGGTAACTAGCGTAACTCGTATGGATCAATGGTGACTCGTGTAATATTATGTAATGTACCTGGTAAATAAGGCGAATTAGCTGCAAATAGAGAGTTTTGGATTATGGGTTCAACTAGCTTTCAAACCTGTTTTGAAAATCATGGTTTACTGTAATGCAGTGCACCATTGGTCGTCGGTCATGTTTTTTAATCTCCCCTTGACATTGATTTATCAATGGGGTACACAGTCCAGTGGACAGGTGCTTATGGAACAAATTCCTCCAATATTGATGTCACTAAGAATCAAAACTCTACAACAATGTTGAAAGGAGAAACGGTCAACGATGTACCACTTTATACCCATGCATGGTCCTAAGGACCGTAGCAGTGACAGTTCTTTATCATGCCTTTTTATGACTTTCACTTTTAGTGCCGTGtgcttggcgaaggaacagttATTTCCTTTATGttaaggatgtactctacatcgtcataatcatggctgacttccttttaaaacatggatggaaatatttatatcaGCAATAGTTGTCTTTTCCTTTAAAAgtcatcgcctagctgagtagctcagtagggtAGCACGTCgaatgctgaactgtagatcgcgggttcgagtctagcagggttttaaggtagagaccgatagcaaccacgtgatcagtaaaaatcgtgtattttcacgtgaaattatttttcggaattccgtacatcgccatagagtagttgaaaaacaaaaaggggttccgaaagtacaagttgttgctgtgactgaatcgatgattgagagggtcgtctcgacgaaagatatagaaatttggccatagtttagattaggagtacgtcaatgtaataatagtggactaaatgtttcgtccgtgcagaatggcactttttacctcacgaaatccaccaccatgcatagctgcgctacgtaaacaaagttgttgatgtagcgtgatcgtgatgtccgagtgctgcgagtttcaatactgtttatgtagtcattgagagtttaaacaaagtttcttctgagaagaggaattcgatggatgtattcaacgtggacaacgaaatcataatttcgtttggtaagtgaaaaaaatggcaaattgaatttgttttcaacccacttttcctctgctatttcacaacgcgattttataataacatctataaacgcacaatttggagctgtttcatttttgtgaatttgtattcaacccacttttcctctgctatttcacaacgcgattttataataacatctataaacgcacaatttggagctgtttcattttttgtgcatttatgtattccatatgtgcccaaaatataactcctacatgtgcatgtaattgtaaatggatgtcatgtatatgccagatttgaaaaaaaaatagggctctcacaagtttgaggggggggggggggggggggagagagtgttgcactaaaattctatttggtataaatgatagtacttatagtatcttgaaatttcattgacctaagagatatttcaaatctggggtttcatgtttcatgcaagcatgtaggtctacaaaactttatttaaaatatttgtaaaatcacaagcccccctcataggcaaataaatgtattgtatgaaaataagatatgtatgtccttctcttgacccacactttgatattattagaatgaactggcagtttatgaaaacatatctgtcatctcatattgtaatatgataattatgatgtttattcacctcattaaggacccgggggtgggagggtatgtacagtttaaatagaaggtaactataacaatatgaaataaataacaatcatgcagatgtactactactgcaagagttcacattgctgcactgcacacatttaacatacatgtagtgttacatatgcaatactgatttcagacaagattttaaaaattaacataataaaatacatgttatgtgtgtaattttcaatatatcagcattttaaagttcactaaacatgcattgagacacacaattttaaaattgacattgtctgacacagtataattaatgattaatactgactgtgcaaatattaattatgatgatttttttctaagcatcatcctaaggaccagtgcaagttgaaatgggattccagccaacaacttcaacagcaatttgccatgaaaatcagcaagaaaggtacaatattttctatcttagtaagatagaatttttcattttaacaccagacatttataaagacaattcttagtatattagatattcatctctttttcaatatttgaatatacagaatttattttttataacaggtacttcatttacattgacgatgtcatatcccctggaccccacaactttacaggttacagagaaaattcaagaacttctgcaaaatgtgggacttggatagaatcaataatgtatttgtgagcccagagcaatggatatattgtgcaacatactaaagtgtgaatttaatggaaaacaagtacatgtactcatgtattacatgtcttttttaaagacaataatattgtataaatatagaggaagtgtcattgttgattattctaagtttttgatatatcaaaatcagtaaacatttctaaatgaaaataaaataccaattttataactttaatcaatgtgtttgagatgaccttcaaaacggatgcccagtgtcacagtagatgtggcacgctaaagaaccctcactgctcaatggccgtaagcgccgagcaaaggcctaaatttaaagccgttcaccggtcttggtaacgtctccatatgagtaaaaaattctcgagagagacgttaaacaagatacaatcaatcaatccatgggtCGATTGGGTGGaaatctttccattgatattaaatataaagttgttatttaaacatatttggtgcactatgctgtataatcatatcaatttcttataataggtaatcgtgtctggttattataaaaaaaatgtatgaaaaataactaaatattaatgcaatcattgtgagtgcaaaaaggtcaatcgcaagagcacatacataaatgcattggcggatataaggggtggggtggggggcaaccggcgcgagcccccctaaaattttcaagtttaaagtaaatcgtggtctcttgtttagagaaatatatacgataaaagccataatttcctccactttcagagaaataaatgtctgacaaaatcttttgatttattgaattacttttagtgggagaactgctactttttccaaaaacccttaaaatttgcgttattttattaatttcaccttattaaaaatgacagaaaataataaaaattactacataggagacatattttaagccctaaaaaatctgtaaaatccaggagtttctggggaatccccccccccttcaaggcggcccccagacccctgcctcatacagttgcacccccccatcccaacttcaattcctgatccgcccctgaaatagcttatagaaaccttcttattgtcatgttcaattttcaaagaggtaatttgggaatacttaaacattctaagttataaaaaggtcagtagtttatctctgctggctgaatctttcttctcaatgcaccgagtgcaattcatgacgtctatgttcctactcattctttctcctccataccatgcagtatattaaaggggttgggatgtaatggagacatttgttttaacaaatataaattgtatttcaattttttgtggggatttttatttgggaaaactcttgatattaatcatcaaatatgatgacgtatgataaatctatattctgagtgtaagtgcacaaaggtcaacaacgagaactacaacaaaatataagctaaaatttgaaatacatactttctgtattatatttattaatttaaaaaaggtattacaaagaatcttcgaatttcagcaagctgtttttgatggattgtttacaacatcttttaataaccctttttcttacgaaaatgtgtagtttgttaaaagggggtggggttaggaattttttgctacttccatattgaaccccattatggtgtataatttttttcatatattttacttactaatagactgaccacttaatgaaataaaataagaaatttgatgggtaatttttttgcagcgtaagcaaaggtatgaccctgtgtgcaaatattgtgcactgttttaaggtaattggccaatgtagctctgttgaagtaatgttgttgcatgttaataatgattgctgaacttgaaattgatgtgtaatatacaattatgtgaaaggttgtttggaaccatatatgacaagttattatcctttttacaataaaaatgttatagctctatttgtatattgctctctacttatttttcttcactttttacgctttacaaggactaaagaaggtgttgttaaaatcgccatatttctcaaaaacaaggtcgattacctacattgattttttattatgttttatatcgaagcttcattataaacatatatcaaaataaaaaaaattcaatggttattttttttagcatcaacctatcaatctctaccttaatgctttctactaaaactgcattttttttaaactaaataaagtagatatgaaatttttcaatttcaaaatagtgtTGTACATTTCATcgatatcaaatttctctagtgtagcatacctccttatcAACGTGAACCCGGGCTTGCCGGCTACTAAGCGAGCCGTACTACGTCACCGCGACCGTACTACGTCACCGCAACCGTCCTACGCTACCGCGACCGTACTACGTCACCACGACTGTACcggtattaattttaaaatacatgtataattgacaGTCCCGAAAGTCGCTCCGGTGAGATAAAACAAAATTCCAAACAGAAAAGGAACATATTtgttgaaattaaatttgatacTGGCTATTTTTGCATGCACTTTTAAAATGGGTATCTTACATTTAAAATAGCCAGAACTCATATCACATCATCCAGAATATAATCACCATGGGCTTTGTTAAGGTCAGTaaaaatctaaatatatttGGTTCTTTCTTTTCTAAATAATCCAGACATCACCagcaaaatataaatgaaatagcGAGTTATGATAGACATCAGCTAGAATTCTCGGCATTTAGTCTACGACTTGGTGCTGAGCCCGACCATAGTCTTGTCTTGACTTGTAATGTACTTCAAGACGTGGTTGAAGACGCACTCTATTCCATTTTGCGTTCATGACAATACGAGGGCATGCATAACTAcacgtcccgtggggatccgggttgtcgtcagaggtgactaaatggggcggtccttcggatgagaccgcaaaaaccgagttcCCGTggcacagcaggtgtggcacgataaagatccctccctgctcaaaggccgtaagcgccgagcataggcctaaattttgcagcccttcaccggcagtgatgacgtcttcatatgagtggaaaaaaattgagtgggacgttaaacaacatacaattaatcaatcataaCTACACATGTGTAAACTAGCATTGTTTTCACTGTCTCATGTTGTACTTGGTGTGCCACTTAGAGGTCTTTGGTAGTCTATAACAATCTAATGAAATAATTGTTGAACAACTTACTAACGATCGCGGCATTATAGCAAACCGA encodes the following:
- the LOC125677770 gene encoding thyrotropin-releasing hormone receptor-like isoform X1 translates to MGDIFDNVTMDTRPGPSLEYTVVAVGLPLVIFIIGLAGNVLVITVIVRRRSLQTPTNCYLLSLCVADCILLLSSNLPTIPEPLLPAEDWPYGSFMCTLLVFLGYLGANVSSLSIGAFTVERYIGICHSLKAQTICTVSRARRILFVLWTVAVLYCSPWLALAKVVPSYRNGTVVHSCTYTLKRRYYGIYYAFDFVMFYVVPLVLSSVLYVLMIRLLLKDIAPRSTEHRCLQGRSSRSRGVAARMQVVRMLIVIVVLFGTLWLPYRIVVVYNSFQDNLLQFKDSWFWLFCRTMVFINSAINPIVYNMLSVKFRRAFRDIVCKGQTPSKERGMFNDGLDTSLRLSRMSTRYSFTADMLMNGRIIQQERPFPWIRSYTR
- the LOC125677770 gene encoding thyrotropin-releasing hormone receptor-like isoform X5 gives rise to the protein MGDIFDNVTMDTRPGPSLEYTVVAVGLPLVIFIIGLAGNVLVITVIVRRRSLQTPTNCYLLSLCVADCILLLSSNLPTIPEPLLPAEDWPYGSFMCTLLVFLGYLGANVSSLSIGAFTVERYIGICHSLKAQTICTVSRARRILFVLWTVAVLYCSPWLALAKVVPSYRNGTVVHSCTYTLKRRYYGIYYAFDFVMFYVVPLVLSSVLYVLMIRLLLKDIAPRSTEHRCLQGRSSRSRGVAARMQVVRMLIVIVVLFGTLWLPYRIVVVYNSFQDNLLQFKDSWFWLFCRTMVFINSAINPIVYNMLSVKFRRAFRDIVCKGQTPKKLAKREASTSLDVKSRQGERNV
- the LOC125677770 gene encoding thyrotropin-releasing hormone receptor-like isoform X6 — translated: MGDIFDNVTMDTRPGPSLEYTVVAVGLPLVIFIIGLAGNVLVITVIVRRRSLQTPTNCYLLSLCVADCILLLSSNLPTIPEPLLPAEDWPYGSFMCTLLVFLGYLGANVSSLSIGAFTVERYIGICHSLKAQTICTVSRARRILFVLWTVAVLYCSPWLALAKVVPSYRNGTVVHSCTYTLKRRYYGIYYAFDFVMFYVVPLVLSSVLYVLMIRLLLKDIAPRSTEHRCLQGRSSRSRGVAARMQVVRMLIVIVVLFGTLWLPYRIVVVYNSFQDNLLQFKDSWFWLFCRTMVFINSAINPIVYNMLSVKFRRAFRDIVCKAEKLAKREASTSLDVKSRQGERNV
- the LOC125677770 gene encoding thyrotropin-releasing hormone receptor-like isoform X4, producing the protein MGDIFDNVTMDTRPGPSLEYTVVAVGLPLVIFIIGLAGNVLVITVIVRRRSLQTPTNCYLLSLCVADCILLLSSNLPTIPEPLLPAEDWPYGSFMCTLLVFLGYLGANVSSLSIGAFTVERYIGICHSLKAQTICTVSRARRILFVLWTVAVLYCSPWLALAKVVPSYRNGTVVHSCTYTLKRRYYGIYYAFDFVMFYVVPLVLSSVLYVLMIRLLLKDIAPRSTEHRCLQGRSSRSRGVAARMQVVRMLIVIVVLFGTLWLPYRIVVVYNSFQDNLLQFKDSWFWLFCRTMVFINSAINPIVYNMLSVKFRRAFRDIVCKGQTPTEKLAKREASTSLDVKSRQGERNV
- the LOC125677770 gene encoding thyrotropin-releasing hormone receptor-like isoform X3, with the protein product MGDIFDNVTMDTRPGPSLEYTVVAVGLPLVIFIIGLAGNVLVITVIVRRRSLQTPTNCYLLSLCVADCILLLSSNLPTIPEPLLPAEDWPYGSFMCTLLVFLGYLGANVSSLSIGAFTVERYIGICHSLKAQTICTVSRARRILFVLWTVAVLYCSPWLALAKVVPSYRNGTVVHSCTYTLKRRYYGIYYAFDFVMFYVVPLVLSSVLYVLMIRLLLKDIAPRSTEHRCLQGRSSRSRGVAARMQVVRMLIVIVVLFGTLWLPYRIVVVYNSFQDNLLQFKDSWFWLFCRTMVFINSAINPIVYNMLSVKFRRAFRDIVCKAEKLAKREASTSLDVKSRYIDIKQLFGSGDLDRSERDMGFLGSMI
- the LOC125677770 gene encoding thyrotropin-releasing hormone receptor-like isoform X7: MGDIFDNVTMDTRPGPSLEYTVVAVGLPLVIFIIGLAGNVLVITVIVRRRSLQTPTNCYLLSLCVADCILLLSSNLPTIPEPLLPAEDWPYGSFMCTLLVFLGYLGANVSSLSIGAFTVERYIGICHSLKAQTICTVSRARRILFVLWTVAVLYCSPWLALAKVVPSYRNGTVVHSCTYTLKRRYYGIYYAFDFVMFYVVPLVLSSVLYVLMIRLLLKDIAPRSTEHRCLQGRSSRSRGVAARMQVVRMLIVIVVLFGTLWLPYRIVVVYNSFQDNLLQFKDSWFWLFCRTMVFINSAINPIVYNMLSVKFRRAFRDIVCKEKLAKREASTSLDVKSRQGERNV
- the LOC125677770 gene encoding thyrotropin-releasing hormone receptor-like isoform X2, which gives rise to MGDIFDNVTMDTRPGPSLEYTVVAVGLPLVIFIIGLAGNVLVITVIVRRRSLQTPTNCYLLSLCVADCILLLSSNLPTIPEPLLPAEDWPYGSFMCTLLVFLGYLGANVSSLSIGAFTVERYIGICHSLKAQTICTVSRARRILFVLWTVAVLYCSPWLALAKVVPSYRNGTVVHSCTYTLKRRYYGIYYAFDFVMFYVVPLVLSSVLYVLMIRLLLKDIAPRSTEHRCLQGRSSRSRGVAARMQVVRMLIVIVVLFGTLWLPYRIVVVYNSFQDNLLQFKDSWFWLFCRTMVFINSAINPIVYNMLSVKFRRAFRDIVCKGKERGMFNDGLDTSLRLSRMSTRYSFTADMLMNGRIIQQERPFPWIRSYTR